Below is a genomic region from Planctomycetaceae bacterium.
CCCTGTGTCAGGCACAGTTGCATCGCTTCCACGACCTCCTGGCGTCCGGGTGTTTTCAACCTCCGAACCCGCGCCAGATCGCGGCTGATTCGGACGACTTCTTTCGCGTCTGCGGCGTTCATTGGATGTCCGCTGTTGCGCAACTCGCGGCAAACGCCGACAATCAGATCGACCGCCGCATGGTCGATGTCTTCTATGCTTCCGGCTTCAAATACACGCTGATGCCACATCGGATCACGAATTCCAGCCGGATATCCGGAACGTTCATCGAGCTGCTCGAACGTGTAGGGAATCAGCGAGGTTGCAATCTTTCCTTTCCGATCGGACGTCGATTGGTCGGTCTTCGAGTTTATCGAAGGGTCTCCCGCGCGCGATGTCCAGAGCTTTGGTACTGGCAGCAATGCCGCTGCATGAAAGGCCCCGATGACTGCCGCGCAACGTTGTTCGCCTGCCATCTGAATACAGCTTCGCATCCACGCTTCACGCAGCCGGTCATATTCGGAAGGCGGGCCATTGCTCCAACGGGTGGCCCACCCAAACAACAGTCCGGCCCGACGAATTTGTTCGGGGGCCGACGTGACAGCTGGTGATTCAACCAGCCGATCCCAGAGCTGTCCGGTGTCCGTGACTTCATGTCGATCCATCAACTTTTGAAGTAAGTCTCTGTCGGAATTCGGGGCGGCTCCCGAAAACGTTGCTTCGTGGTAACGATCGGGGCCGGCGTCTTCGGACGGCGAATCGACTTCTCCCGGTTGTTCCTCGTGATTGCGTGACAGGCCGGGAACACGTTCATCAATGGGTAGATCAAAGGCGTCCACTGGCACTCCATGGGCGGAAGCCCATCGGATCGCCGCCATTTCAGGAGAGAAATCAACAAACGGATAGAAGAATAAATCTCCCCCATCGTCGCGGCATCCAGCTAGCGCAACGGGGCCCTGAGTCTCCTTGTGAGAAAGCCAGGGAAGCCATTCAGAAAACTCGCCCGGCAGTTCCAGCAGAATCCGCTCCGGCTGGAATTCATCAAGCAGCTGCGGAATGATTCGAGCCATGGCCGCGGAATGGTGACGCACACCGATCAGAAATGGTGCCTGGCAAGTACTCAGCTCGTCCAGCATCCGTTCGCAGTCAAAATCAGTTATACGTGATTGCATGTTCCTGGATATCACTTGAAGTTCTGGACACTTGCGGATTGGCATTTGAACAGGCGACCCCTGCGGCAGATGGATTCTTGCCAAATATCCGCGCCGATGGCAGCCACAGCCGGTCATACACTGGCCATATGGCAGGGATGCCGTAAAACTTTATTGACCGCAGACTCGCAGCCTGTGTCTGGCAGCAATCGTTCGCGAAAAAGCAATGTGTTCGCCAGTTCAACACATCCCTTCGGAAACGGAAATCGGTTTCGAAATGACTGCATCTTACAACACGCCACGGGGGACACAGCGATCCGTGGCAAGACTCTCGACGCGGCGCAAAATCCTTTACTCCGCCGCAACCGTCGCGTTTTTCTTTTCGGTCATGGAGTCCTGTTTGCGATTCATGGATTTTCGATACGAAACCGATCTGGAAAGGATGACGTTTACATTCCCGATTGATGAATTCAACAATCATTCGGAAGAGCCATTCCTGATCCGTGACCCGATCCTGTTTTGGAAGCCTCGGCCATCCACGGAGGGGCATAATTCGTTGGGTTTCCCTGGTCCGGACTTTGACGTCATCAAACCTGAAAACAGTGTTCGTGTGGTTTGCCTGGGGGATTCGTGCACACATTTCGGTCCGGAACCGTACCCGGAACGCTGGCAGAAACTCCAGGATGCCGCACAAAGAAATGTGTCCGATTCGTCCCGAATTGACGGGGAGACAACCGCTGATTCATCCGAAGATCATGTGGAGATTATTAACGCGTCCTGTCTGGGGTATTCGTCGTGGCAGGGGCGTGCGCTGATGGAAACGGTGGTTCATCAGTGGTCTCCTGACATCGTGACTGCTTATTTTGGCTGGAATGATCACTGGCTTTCGAGGGGTGTTCCGGATCATTTACAATCCAGTCATTCCGAGAGCATCAATCAACTGCTGAAGCTGGCGAACGAATCTCGCGTGTATCAACTGGCAGCATCGATTTTCAGCCAAAGATCCGGTGCAGCCGACGACCTGCGTTCGGCCGTTCGTCCTGCCCGCGTGCCCCCGGAACAATATCGACGCAATCTGATTGCCATCAGCGAAGCGTGTCGCCGTTGTGGTGCAGACTGCTGGATGATTACAGCTCCCCACGCGCTGGACATTCTTGTACCGGAGTACCTGTTAGATGCCGGCGAAGTGAGCGACTTGTCGGAAGTGCAACCACTGCATGAATCGTACAATGAGATCGTTCGAGCGACCGCAATTGAATGCAACGCAACTCTGATTGATGCAGCAGCTATGTTTGATGAACTCGACAAGCAGGATCTGTTCCTGGCAGACGCGATCCATCTGTCTGATGAAGGTCGAACTCTGCTTGCCAATCGACTTCATCAGGAGATGGAGCAAAACGCAGTCAAAGTACTGCGATCGGATGATCATTGATTTTCAGGTGACCAGCCAACCGCATTTTCGCGAGCAAAAACCTGCCCTGCGAACCCTTGCGGAAGCGTGGTTTCAACCCGATTGAATCGTAAATCGAAACTCTGCGTGACATAATTCCACAGTGTGCATCTGTTTCTGATTCAGCCGACAACAAAGGAGCCTTCAATGACATCGACTACCGTCTCTGTTACGCCACCGGCCATTCGCCAGACTGGCATCCTGATTGGAGATGAATTTCGACCCTCCGTCAGCGGCAAGACGTTCCCCACGGTGAATCCGGCGACCGAAGAGGTCATCTGCGAAGTTGCCGAAGGTGACGCCGCTGATGTGAATCTGGCAGTGCACGCCGCAAGATCAGCATTTGAAAATGGCCCATGGTCACGAATGGATGCACGGGATCGCGGGCAGTTGTTACACAAACTGGCCGATCTGGCCGAACGACATATCGACGAACTGGCGGCTCTCGAAACACTTGACAACGGGAAGCCCATCAATGATTCGCGAACGGCGGATCTGCCATTGGTTATTGACTGTCTGAGATATTACGCCGGATGGGCAGACAAGATTCACGGCAGCACAATCCCCGTTCGAGGTGACTATTTCTGCTATACGCGTCGAGAGCCGATTGGGGTTTGCGGTCAGATTATTCCCTGGAATTTCCCTCTGCTGATGACCGCCTGGAAATGGGGGCCAGCGCTGGCAGCGGGCAATACCATCGTGATGAAACCCGCCGAACAGACACCGCTCACCTGCCTGCGTCTTGCGGAACTGGCCCTGGCAGCCGGTTTTCCGCCGGGTGTCATCAACGTGGTTCCGGGATATGGTCCTACCGCGGGCGCAGCACTTGTTGCCCATCCGGAGGTCGACAAGATTGCGTTTACCGGTGAAGGTACCACGGCAAAAATCATCATGAAGAATGCGGCTGACACGCTCAAGAGAATCACTTTCGAACTTGGCGGGAAGAGTCCGAATATTGTCTTCGCGGATGCCGATCTGGATGCAGCGATTGCCGGTGCAGAGTTCGGCTTATTCTTCAACCAGGGACAGTGCTGCTGCGCTGGCAGCCGACTCTATGTGGAAGATTCTGTTCACGATGAATTTGTGGAAAAGATGGTGGCTCGTGCAGGCAGCCGGGTGCTGGGAAATCCGTTCGACAGTGAAACAACTCAGGGCCCTCAGGTGGATCAGGCGCAGTTTGATAAAATCATGAGCTACATTCAGAAGGGACAAAGTGAGGGAGCGGACTGCGTTACCGGTGGCGAACGGTACGGCAAACGCGGCTATTTCGTTCGGCCGACGATCTTTACAAATGTCCAGGACAGCATGGCCATCGCGCGGGAAGAAATCTTTGGGCCAGTGATGAGTATCCTGAAGTTCAGCGACCTTCCTGAAGTGGTCAGTCGAGCCAACGATACCAATTTCGGACTTGCCGCTGCCGTCTGGACAAAAGACGTTCAGAAGGCACACCGCGTCGCTGCCAGCCTGCGTGCCGGCACCGTCTGGGTCAACTGCTACGATGTGTTTGATGCAGCCGCTCCGTTCGGAGGGTTTAAGATGAGCGGCATCGGCCGGGAGCTCGGTGAAGCAGGTCTGGCGAATTACACAGAACTTAAAACCGTGACCGTCAGCCTGTAAGGACCTAATAGAAGTTTTCCGTCAAGAAACGTCTCGACAGAACAGTTCAACGAAAACGCCCCGCAGGATGCCGCTTACAACGGCAACCTTTCGGGGCGTTTGTCATGACTGTCCGGACCAGCTGGCTCCTCAGTTGCTGGTGATCAGTTGCGTTCGACAAGGGTGCACAGGGAGTATGGCACGCCTGCGACTTCAAAGATCAATTCGGCATACATCGCGACGTGCTTGCCTTCCTTGCCGATAACAGAACCCACGATGGCCCCGTCACTTTCTGACATCTTGACCTCGCTCCATTTTTCATCGCGAAAGTCAAGATCTGCCGACTGTGCAGACCACAGATGTGCCGACGTGGGGGGCTGTGAAGAATGAACGCGAACGGATCGGGTCTCGCCATCTCGTCCGAATTCCCAATCGAGCTCAGGCAGCGTCATCTTTGCGGCGTTCATTCGAGCGTAAATTGAAATGGTCGTCAGAGCCTTGCGGCGGCCATTCTCCAGTCCGTGTCCATCATTCGGCAGAAACAAAGCATAGCGGGGACCTTTCAGGTCATCCCAGTACAGCTTCATCGCATCCACAACCCAGTAGGGATCATTTGTGCCATTAACAAGCAGCTTTGGCAGGGTTAGTGTTTCCCGGTAACTATACGGATCCATCATCAGGCGAAGTTGTCTCTCGCGATCGTTCTCTTCCCCCTCTACAATTAAGCCCTTGCTCGTGTAGTCGATGATCTGTTCGCTGTACTTGCCCCAGGTGTCAATCTGGTGTTTCATCTGTGCTCGAAAGTTCAGCACGTCAATGACAATCGGAGCAGTAGCAACGACGCGTTTATCTGCGACGGGCGTCAACCAACTCGTCCAGCCGCGTTTTGAGGCCCCGGTAATGATGAATGAAGAAACAGGTTTCTTGCCATCCTGCGCTGTGAACTCCTGAACGGCGTCCATTGTCTTTACGGCACTCTTCACCATCGCGAAAAGTAACGGCCATGATTCGTCGCCTGTTTTCAGGTACCTCAGCCAAGTCTCAGTGATCAGGTCGTCTTCAACACGATTCCCAAGCAAAGGTTGATTGGGCACCTGATGCAACACGGCCACCCGCATTCCGGAAACCGCAGCCATCTGCAGACCCATTTCTGCGTCTTTCTCCGAAAGATCCTTCGGCGGCTGACTTCCCCCGGTCACAAACAGCAACACATGTTCGGGGTATTCAAGCTTTGCTGGCTGATAGACTTCGACCGCGTGTTCCCAGAGAATGTCCTGCCAGCGTTGTGATGTCACTCGCAGTTCAGTGATGGTCGCACCGTTTTTCTGGTGAGTGCGTGCGATCTTCCATGCAAACTCTGGTTCATCGCGCTGAACATAATTGTGGATGGCTGATGCGGCGGCCTCTTCGGGCGTGACTGCGGCTACTGTGAGGTTCGCAACAGGTGCCACGGCGCTGGATGTCACTGCGCTGAGTGATCCAGGTGTCTGAGGAGAACCGGAAATCTCCTGAGCAGCGATCGATACCTGCAGCGTCACCGTGGCCAGTAACACAGCAGCAGCCACTGTGGAAGTTTGTCGTGTTTGTTTTGAGGGATAAGGACTCTCAGGACAATTCATAGAACAACAGCCTTCCAGAGGGAGGAGATCAAATAAATGTGCGGGCTGCGGGCAGTCTATTGGTGACTATTTGCCACGTCCTGCACGAACTGATGGAGCAATGATAAGGATTGCCCCGCATCTTCATCTGACATGCACATCGGTGGACTGACTCGAAGAACACAACCGGCCAATGGGCCAAGCAAATGGATGCCGTCGCCATTCTCTACGCCACGGTAGGCTCTTTCCACAATGGCATTGGCAACTTCGCCGGGACTGAGTTTACCGACCGCCCCACATTCAATGCCGAACACCATACCTTCGCCACGCACGTTGACAATGGCTCCGGTCTTTTTCAACTGGCACAGTCCATCCCGGAAAATGGTATGGAGATGACGAGTGCGTTCGAGGATCGTGCTGGATTCAAATTCGTCCAGAGTTGCGATAACAGCGGCTGAAGAAATCGGGTTCGCGCTCCACGTGTCCGAGGTCGCTCCGTAACCCATCTTCTCGCAGACGTCGCGACGGCCGACAGCCGCGCTGACTGGCACACCATTTCCCAAACCTTTTCCAAGGCACACGAAATCTGGTTCCAGTCCATAAGCTTCGAAGGCGTACATGCGACCTGTCCGACCAAAGTTGGCCTGAACCTCATCCAGGATAAACAGGATGTCATGTTCGCGACAAAAGGACTGCAGCAACTGCAGGTACGCGGCCGGCGGGTGAAAGCTTCCGCCGCCGCCAAGATACGGCTCGGTGATCAAACAACCGATTGTCCCGTTTGATTCCTTCCAGATACGCTCCAGTTCCTCTCGATACGGCGCTGGATCGAAAGGCTTCGCTGGTGATTCGATGTCGGAACATTCGTCACGCGGAAAAGTGATGAAACGCACTCGAGGGTCCCGATCCGGATCTGTTTCGCAGCCGGTCACAGCTCCTGAGAGTCCCTTTTTTCCGTGAAATCCATAACGTGTGGCAAGTATCCCATCACGGGATGGATCATTCTTCATGCATGCCCACAGAGCTTTCTGGACCGCTTCTGAACCGGATGCAGCCCATATCACCGACTGCAATCGATTGCCGCCGCAACTTGCCTGCAGATTTGCCAGAAGACGCTGCGTGGCTTCAGACTCCAATTGAGTAATTGCGTTGTATGCCGTCATTGAGACTGCCTGAGCGAAGCCATCTTCATCAGAAGACAACATGTCCGGCGTCCAGCCAAGATACTCTACAAATCGCTTCAGCCATCGCTTTGGGTTATGGCCGAGATTTGCAACCAGCACACCACTGGTGAAGTCGTACAAACGGCGTCCTTCGGGTGTCCAGTGAAAGATTCCAGCCGATTTGGCGAGCACCGCCTGTGTGGGCGTGTAGGTGCGAAGAGAATGCGGCTCACCGGCGGCAATATGGTCGCGGACTTCGTTGGAAACGGGTTCGTTTTCGAAATGGATGGGTGAGGGTTGAGTTGCCGGAGCCATAGCGGAAAATGACCTTCTACAGAGACAGAATTATCTGATAGTGGATTATTGCGAACGCCGCTTCACTGTGACAGTCAACGGCACGCTGAAGTTCATCGGCGGCCCCCAATTGTAGACTCCGGCATATTGCCAGCGCCCCCCCCAAAACAGGCGATGGTTCTGGCGAACGGATACTTGAGGCGGGAAGCCTTTCAACAGAAGGTTTCAGTCCGGGCCGCAGCGAACCTCCCTGGTAGACCGACGGCGATTGCTGGTGTGTCGCCAGAGGTCCATGGTGTGGGACATTTCCTCGACCCTGAATTTCGGTCGGCGGGAATCATCATCCCGAGTGAACACGGCCCGCTGGGTGCACAAAAAACTCGGCCACTTTTTTGGTGGCCGAGTCATCCACTGGATCAGGCTGTTATCTGTCCGTTGAAAAGTCCGGGACAGGCATGCAGGCGGAATGGAAACCATCGTGTTTTCAGGTTTCCTGCTCGAGCCAGTCCCGTCTTTCAACAGGCTGCTAAGCAAATGCCTTCTTCAACTCATCTGCTTTATCGGTTGCTTCCCAGGTAAATTCTGGCTCGCTGCGTCCGAAATGACCGCCATGGGCCGTGTGTCGGAAAATCGGACGACGCAGCTGCAGGTGATTAATAATTCCCTGTGGATTCAATGGGAAGATCTGCTGAACCACCTCTCCGAGCTTTTGTTCGCAAACCTTTGCTGTACCGAAGGTGTCAACGCGAACGCTCACGGGAGCAGCAACGCCAATCGCGTAAGCGAGCTGAACTTCACATTCGTCGGCAAGTCCTGCGGCAACAATATTCTTTGCAACGTATCGCCCCATGTATGCCGCAGAGCGATCCACCTTGGTTGCGTCCTTACCGGAGAAGGCACCGCCACCGTGACGCCCCCAGCCACCGTAGGTATCAACGATGATCTTTCGGCCGGTCAGTCCTGTATCGCCATGAGGTCCACCAATCACAAATCGGCCGGTAGGATTGATGTGATACTTTGTGTTTGCGTCGATGAGTTCCGCCGGAATGCACTGGCCAATGATGCTGTTCCTGATGTATTCGGCAATTTGTTCCTGAGTCACGTCGTCCGTGTGCTGTGTACTGACAACAATGGCATCGATTCGAACAGGTTTTGCGCCGTCATATTCCACGGTCACCTGACTCTTGCTGTCCGGACGCAACCAGTTTACTTCACCATCAAGTCTGACCTGCGCCAGCTTATTGATGATGCGGTGCGAATAGGCAATCGGAAGCGGCATTAACTCTTCAGTCTGATTGCAGGCATAGCCAAACATCAGTCCCTGGTCGCCCGCTCCGTCTCGGTCCACGCCCTGTGCGATGTCACCGCTTTGGCTGTGGAGTGCCAGAAAGACACGACAGGTATCTGCATTGAAGCCAATATCGTCACTCGTATAACCGATTTCGCGAATGACCTTGCGGGCAACACCCACGTAATCGACTTTCGCCTGCGTGGTGATTTCGCCGGCCAGGACAACCAGATCCGTCGTGCAAAGGGTCTCACAGGCGACGCGAGACATCGGATCCTGTTCGAGCAAAGCATCCAGAATGCCGTCCGATACCTGATCGGAGACCTTGTCCGGATGTCCCATACTGACGGATTCACTAGTGAAGAAGTAGTTGGCCATCTTCCGAAGCACCTGACCTGACTGAAATGAGAGTCTGACAAAACGGATACTCGCACCGTGCGTGCATCATCTTCCACGACCGCCGGTTTGACAGCAAATTCGCGATGAACTTAGCTTGTACGGCACCGCATCCTCGTGGACCCAATGCCATACAAGCCGCGAAGTCTAGAGCAGCCGGAAACCGGCAACAACAGTGTCCTGGATACGAAACACTGCTGGTGCCGGAATTCCCGTATTTCGCTCAATCAAACCGTGATTTCAGGGACGACATACGGCTCACGGTACTGTCGCTTCAGAAGCGCGTTGGCTGCTTCGGCGTGTTCACCCACGAACCGTTCTGACGCGATATCCAGATTCAGCATTGGACTGAGCCGAATTCCCTTGTCAGCAAAACTCAGGTTGTAGGCCCCGAGATGCTCTTTCATTTCCTCCAGCAAACTTCCCCAAACGCCGTGGTCGCCCGTCACCGACGCCGCGTTTTCCGCATTCCAGGCAGAACCTGTCTGGAATGCGATGTTTGCAAGATTACACCACCCAGTCGAATGGTGACCAATTTGAACATCCGTATTCAGCGATGAAGTATCCCGACTGCGCACAGAATCAATGAAATTCTGCTGGTGAATTCCATTCCCGCTGTTGCCTTTGAATCGGCGGATCTCTTTGCCATTCTGATCGAACGCTACGCCTGCCCCGCGTTGTCCCTCGAAACGGCCACCTTCGCAGTACACGACATAGCCACTGCCCGGCCCGGGACATTTCGGAGACTTCCGCTCTTTTGGCCCTGCGGGAAGGTTCGTCAGCCCGATGACGACAGGTATTACTCCGGTGTCAAAATAGACGAAATGCACATTCGGCGACTCGCCGGCATCGTTCCAGACCATACGTCCGCCACCGCCGAGAATTCGCTTCGGCACCGTGACTTTGTCCAGAAAGACGTTATTACGAACATCATCAAGAACATGCACGCCCCAGTTCCCCATTTCACCGGAACCGGTATTCCAGTCCCAGTGCCAGTCGTACTGAAGCTTGTCTCGGAAGATTGGACGGTCCTGGGCGGGGCCGAGCCACAGGTCATAATCGACCGATTTGTCAATTGGCAGCGGCGTATCTCTCTTTCCGATGGGCCCGCGCACTCCGTATCGATTCACTCGGGCAGATACAAGATTCCCCAGAGCTTTCTCCTCATGAAGGAACGCCTTAATCTGCGCCTGCATTGGATCCGAACGCTGCTGCGTTCCGACCTGACAGACCCGATTATACTTGCGAGCGGCATTAACCGTCTGCTGCCCTTCCCACTGGCTGTGCGAAAGTGGTTTTTCCACATACACATCCTTACCGGCCTGCATCGCCCAGATCGCCGCCAGACAATGCCAGTGATTGCAAGTTGCAATGACAACTGCATCTACCGAATCGTCGTCAAGCAATTTCCTGAGATCCTGATAGAGCCGAGCCCTGGGGAATCGTTCCCCCGCCTTTCCAACGCGTCCTTCATCCGGATCGCAGAGCCCTCCGACGGTGATTCCGGCAATGCTTGAGAACGCTCCCATATGTTCATTCGCGCGGCCTCCGCAGCTGATGAACCCGATGTTGATTTCATCAACAGCGGACACAGCCCGTGCCGCGGAAGGAAACGAAAACGCCGCGGCAGAAGCTGCTGCGCTTGCCAGAAAACCTCGTCGACTGGTGGAACTCATGTAGGATTTGCTCCCGTGTCAATGATCCTGGGGTAATTCTGTGATCGAATCGCAATTTGCTCGGTTGGCCCGGAGCGTCAATCCGAAGAACAAGTGCGAATCCGAACAATACGACGCCCGTCGGTCAAGCCGAGCCGGTCAATATTCGGGCGGCCAGGCTCATTTCAGCCAATACATCCGGGGGGATGCATCAAAGCACGGACGAAAGCCCCCGGGACATCAACGGAGCGATGGTGATAATGCCCGAAATTTAAGCGTTCGCAGGCTCCCCGAAAGGAACAAAAAACGCCTCGTAGTTTACGAGGCGTTTTGCAAGAGCCAGGCAGATCAATGGGCTGATGCGTCATGTTGATGCTGTGTACATCATGTGGTAATCGAACTGCGACTCTGCGCCAATTGCAACATGAATGATTGCAGCCGTGAAGCCATCTCGTTGCCGTTAGGAGCCAGTCCCGCCATGATCATTGCGTTGGCGTGCAGCTGGCGGCCACATTCCCTGATGAATTCAGCATTATCAGAGTTCACTGCAATTTCAGACAAACGCCTGATCAGGGAGGAATTTGGATTCACTTCCAGGATCATTTTGGCCATCTCAAATTCGGGTGTGTTCATCCGAAGCACTCGCTGCATTGTGGTGCTCATCGATCCCTGAGCATTAACCAGGCAGCAGTCACTTTCGGTGAGCCGTTCGGATTTTCGAACATCCTGTACCTGTTCACCAAGCGATTCCTTCAGGATTTCAATCAGACGGTCAAACCCGGAAGGCACCTCGGTGCTTTCTTTGCTTCCTTCCTCCGACTGATCTTCGCCGTCCGCCGCCTTCTTTTCCGGAAGTTTCAGATCGGCCGAATCGACGGACACCAGATCTCGTTCCGCGAATGAATTCAATGTGGACAGAATGTATTCATCCGCTGGATCTGTGAGCAGAAGTACCTCAAGATTTCTGGAGCGGAAGATTTCCAGGTTCGGATCCCGAAGGACACTCGTCGCATCTGTCCCGGTCACGAAATAGATCTGCTTTTGTTCTTCCGGAGCTCGATCGCAGTATTCCTGCAGTGAAACAAGCTTGCCGGAATCTGTCGAATGCGTGGATGCAAATCGAAGCAGTTTTGCCAGTCGGTCCCGGTTGTCAAAGTCCGATCCGACACCCTCCCGGAGAATCATTCCGAATTCTCGATAGAACGTCTGATATTTGTCGGCATCCTCTTCGGCGAAAGAGTCGAGGTGGTCCAGAACCTTCTTTGTGATGACCTTCTGCATCTTGCGGAAGACCGTATTGTCCTGCAGCGCTTCGCGAGAAACATTCAACGGCAAATCGGCCGAATCTACAATTCCCCGGAGGAATCGCAGATAGTCCGGAAGCAAATCACGGTTGTCATTCTGAACCAGAATTCGCTTCGCGCACAAATGGAGCCCATGATCGGAACGACCAAAACCCATCTTTTCGAGATTGGTTTCCGGGCTGTAAAGAATGCTGTGGAACTGAAATGGCGAATCCGCCGACAGATGCAGGTGCCAAAGCGGTTTTTGACCCGGAAAGTGCGTCAGATATTCATAAAAATTCTGATACTGCTCTTCCGTAAGGCTGTTCCTGGGCTCCACCCAGATCGGTGGCTGGTTGTTGATATGTTCGTCCTGCACATAGATGGCATGCGGCACGAATGTTGAGTACTTCCGGAGGATGTACTTCAGGCGAATCGGATCGGTGTACTCATCGAGATCCTTCTTCAAATGAAGTCGGATCGAAGTCCCGCGTTCGACAGGTTCTGTTGCTTCGGTGATTGTGTAACTTCCGTCGCCGGTAGATTCCCAGACCCAGCCATTCTCCTCCTTGTGACTGCGTGTAATGACTTCCACGCGATCTGCCAGCATGAACGCCGAGTAGAAACCAACGCCGAACTGACCAATCAAATGCAGACTGGAATCTTTCGATTCCGTCTGTTGTGCGTTCCTCAGGAAGTCGAGTGATCCGCTGCGAGCAATTGTCCCGAGGTTTTGTGTCAGTTCGTCGCGTGTCATACCGACACCGTTGTCACGGATCGTCAGTACTCGGGCCTCTTTGTCCGGGTCCAGTACAACTCGAAGGTCAGATGCGTCACCCGTGACGTCGGACGTAAGTGTCAAATATCGAAACTTGTCCAGAGCGTCCGAAGCATTGCTGACAAGTTCACGAATTGTGATCTCACGATTCTGATACAGCGAATGTGAGAGCAAATGCAGAAGTTGTTTGATCTCTGCCTGAAACGAGTACTGCGTCTTCTCCGCTTGTTCCGTCATTTCCAAACACCTGACTTTGTTCGAGATTTGGTAGATCCCCGGCGTGAGCCCGGACGAACCGAAAACCGGTGCTGCCACAATGTAGCAATGCACGTGCCAGTCATTTTGGCAGGCTGCCGCCGAACCGTTGCCCTGCAGACGGCAGTGTTCTCAGCGAGTGCCGGCGGAATGACGTTCGCCAGCCGCCGAATCGCAACTGTCGGATTGCGAAGACCGCAACAAAAAGAAAAACGGCGTCCCCCGATTTCAGGCGGGGAACGCCGTCGTTAAGTGTGAGCACCACAATCAGCCTGTCCATTCTCGGAACACCGGAAAGGACCGATGATGGATTCCCGAAAAGAGGCCTATGACTAGTCCAGCATCTCCAGCAACTGATGGATGCTGGCGGCAAAGCAGTCCTGAATCACTTCGTCCGGCTCAGCCTGGTCAGCTTGTAACCTGGCCAGGGGATTGCCAGTGGTTGTGCCAGATTCCGGATCAGGACGGTCGGCAGCATCGGTGGGTTCGGGGGAATTCAACGATGCCAATTCCTTAGCCTCCTCCCGAATGAGTCGACTTTGTTCGCGGAGATTGGGCGACAAACTGACGAGTAATTCTTCAAGCTCAACAGTCTTCGAAACTGCGGCTACGTCGAAAGATTCGTGAGTACTATAAGCGGTTACAAATCCTTCCGAAGTAATCGAACGTACCCAAACTCGATATGCGCCAGGTAATGTTGTGGGTATCACCACTGAGGTTTCAGTCGTTCGCCATTCGTCATCGAAGGTTCCCCCCTCAAATTGCCTGCGGACCCGGAACTCATACTCTGCCACCCCGGCCACCGGCGCCCATGAAATGGTCGTCTGGGAATTGACCTGAATCGGCGTATTGATGACTGGTATGAGGTTCGGAACGGTGAGACTTGCCGCATGACTCCAGCCACTGTTGACTCCATTTCCGTCTTTAGCCCGCACCCAGAATGTATAAATCCCAATGTCGCTCGTAGTAAAGAGCGCACTTGTGGCTGCGGTGTTGAATTGACTGATCAAT
It encodes:
- a CDS encoding aldehyde dehydrogenase family protein; the encoded protein is MTSTTVSVTPPAIRQTGILIGDEFRPSVSGKTFPTVNPATEEVICEVAEGDAADVNLAVHAARSAFENGPWSRMDARDRGQLLHKLADLAERHIDELAALETLDNGKPINDSRTADLPLVIDCLRYYAGWADKIHGSTIPVRGDYFCYTRREPIGVCGQIIPWNFPLLMTAWKWGPALAAGNTIVMKPAEQTPLTCLRLAELALAAGFPPGVINVVPGYGPTAGAALVAHPEVDKIAFTGEGTTAKIIMKNAADTLKRITFELGGKSPNIVFADADLDAAIAGAEFGLFFNQGQCCCAGSRLYVEDSVHDEFVEKMVARAGSRVLGNPFDSETTQGPQVDQAQFDKIMSYIQKGQSEGADCVTGGERYGKRGYFVRPTIFTNVQDSMAIAREEIFGPVMSILKFSDLPEVVSRANDTNFGLAAAVWTKDVQKAHRVAASLRAGTVWVNCYDVFDAAAPFGGFKMSGIGRELGEAGLANYTELKTVTVSL
- a CDS encoding GDSL-type esterase/lipase family protein is translated as MTASYNTPRGTQRSVARLSTRRKILYSAATVAFFFSVMESCLRFMDFRYETDLERMTFTFPIDEFNNHSEEPFLIRDPILFWKPRPSTEGHNSLGFPGPDFDVIKPENSVRVVCLGDSCTHFGPEPYPERWQKLQDAAQRNVSDSSRIDGETTADSSEDHVEIINASCLGYSSWQGRALMETVVHQWSPDIVTAYFGWNDHWLSRGVPDHLQSSHSESINQLLKLANESRVYQLAASIFSQRSGAADDLRSAVRPARVPPEQYRRNLIAISEACRRCGADCWMITAPHALDILVPEYLLDAGEVSDLSEVQPLHESYNEIVRATAIECNATLIDAAAMFDELDKQDLFLADAIHLSDEGRTLLANRLHQEMEQNAVKVLRSDDH
- a CDS encoding PhoPQ-activated protein PqaA family protein; this encodes MNCPESPYPSKQTRQTSTVAAAVLLATVTLQVSIAAQEISGSPQTPGSLSAVTSSAVAPVANLTVAAVTPEEAAASAIHNYVQRDEPEFAWKIARTHQKNGATITELRVTSQRWQDILWEHAVEVYQPAKLEYPEHVLLFVTGGSQPPKDLSEKDAEMGLQMAAVSGMRVAVLHQVPNQPLLGNRVEDDLITETWLRYLKTGDESWPLLFAMVKSAVKTMDAVQEFTAQDGKKPVSSFIITGASKRGWTSWLTPVADKRVVATAPIVIDVLNFRAQMKHQIDTWGKYSEQIIDYTSKGLIVEGEENDRERQLRLMMDPYSYRETLTLPKLLVNGTNDPYWVVDAMKLYWDDLKGPRYALFLPNDGHGLENGRRKALTTISIYARMNAAKMTLPELDWEFGRDGETRSVRVHSSQPPTSAHLWSAQSADLDFRDEKWSEVKMSESDGAIVGSVIGKEGKHVAMYAELIFEVAGVPYSLCTLVERN
- a CDS encoding aspartate aminotransferase family protein, whose protein sequence is MAPATQPSPIHFENEPVSNEVRDHIAAGEPHSLRTYTPTQAVLAKSAGIFHWTPEGRRLYDFTSGVLVANLGHNPKRWLKRFVEYLGWTPDMLSSDEDGFAQAVSMTAYNAITQLESEATQRLLANLQASCGGNRLQSVIWAASGSEAVQKALWACMKNDPSRDGILATRYGFHGKKGLSGAVTGCETDPDRDPRVRFITFPRDECSDIESPAKPFDPAPYREELERIWKESNGTIGCLITEPYLGGGGSFHPPAAYLQLLQSFCREHDILFILDEVQANFGRTGRMYAFEAYGLEPDFVCLGKGLGNGVPVSAAVGRRDVCEKMGYGATSDTWSANPISSAAVIATLDEFESSTILERTRHLHTIFRDGLCQLKKTGAIVNVRGEGMVFGIECGAVGKLSPGEVANAIVERAYRGVENGDGIHLLGPLAGCVLRVSPPMCMSDEDAGQSLSLLHQFVQDVANSHQ